One window of the Onychostoma macrolepis isolate SWU-2019 chromosome 21, ASM1243209v1, whole genome shotgun sequence genome contains the following:
- the LOC131528879 gene encoding uncharacterized protein LOC131528879 isoform X2, producing the protein MERRRKRRGRSKSKGRNDETELTPLVKTQVSQSYTSIPEDQDQEQDQSDETLTDEVGWSTDSTEKLRFIVLGGDDALMDKACGTILRKRKKRNAFHFGKLEPRNAYVCGRQVSVLKTPFRWLEHLKSYLFFSRGVKSIRNEMESYESLLFPGPHAFLLVHRDVKNSGRDYYLLRALSDVFGEEVLDYCMVLFMDRAMHNNPKKNTCLKMCENRHYILQNTDTSVNEMFKKVKIMTENKDNNFFTPHLEFFRKASNYFQVEYSEKENKLRKALIDSKDRESQLEREIEKLQREVELLKDNEKQLQKNLTGAIGKEDCLHERERELYKTVKELDDRQRYLHEREKELEIRDREREVTQRDVRSRELHQTTAVAPSAVSGDRDSPLGECEGGIRDDSQASKLLRIQKPVRRNSRELNPPYM; encoded by the exons ATGGAGAGGAGACGAAAACGCAGAGGCAGAAGCAAAAGCAAAG GTCGCAATGATGAAACTGAACTGA CTCCTTTGGTAAAAACACAGG TTTCACAGTCATATACCAGCATACCAGAGGACCAAGATCAAGAACAAGATCAATCAG ATGAAACATTGACAGATGAAGTTGGATGGTCTACAGACTCGACTGAAAAGCTGAGATTTATAGTACTTGGAGGTGATGATGCTCTTATGGATAAAGCATGTGGCACAATCCTtaggaaaaggaaaaaaaggaaTGCATTTCACTTTGGAAAATTGGAGCCTAGGAATGCTTATGTTTGTGGACGACAAGTTTCTGTATTAAAAACTCCATTTAGATGGCTGGAACACTTGAAATCATACTTGTTTTTCAGCAGGGGAGTCAAATCTATCAGAAATGAAATGGAGTCATATGAATCCTTGTTGTTTCCGGGGCCTCATGCCTTTCTGTTAGTACACAGAGATGTGAAAAACTCTGGTAGAGATTATTATCTTTTACGTGCTCTCAGTGACGTGTTCGGGGAAGAGGTCTTGGACTATTGCATGGTATTATTTATGGATAGGGCTATgcacaataatccaaaaaagAACACCTGTTTGAAGATGTGTGAAAATAGACACTACATTTTACAGAACACTGACACAAGTgttaatgaaatgtttaaaaaggtAAAGATAATGACAGAGAACAAAGACAACAATTTTTTTACACCGCATTTGGAGTTTTTCAGAAAAGCtagcaattattttcaggtgGAGTACAGTGAGAAGGAAAATAAACTAAGAAAAGCATTAATTGATTCCAAAGACCGAGAGAGTCAGCTAGAACGTGAAATTGAGAAACTTCAAAGAGAAGTGGAACTGCTCAAAGACAATGAAAAACAACTACAAAAAAATCTGACTGGAGCAATAGGTAAAGAAGATTGTCTgcatgaaagagagagagaactgtATAAAACAGTCAAGGAACTGGATGACAGACAGAGATATCTGCATGAAAGAGAGAAGGAGCTGGAgatcagagacagagagagagaagtgacACAGAGAGATGTGAGATCCAGAGAACTTCATCAGACCACAGCAGTTGCTCCCTCTGCTG TGTCGGGGGACAGAGACAGTCCTCTAGGTGAATGTGAAGGAGGGATTAGAGATGATTCACAAGCAAGTAAATTGCTTAGGATCCAGAAACCCGTACGTCGAAACAGCAGGGAATTAAATCCACCTTATA TGTAA
- the LOC131528879 gene encoding uncharacterized protein LOC131528879 isoform X1, producing the protein MERRRKRRGRSKSKGRNDETELTPLVKTQVSQSYTSIPEDQDQEQDQSDETLTDEVGWSTDSTEKLRFIVLGGDDALMDKACGTILRKRKKRNAFHFGKLEPRNAYVCGRQVSVLKTPFRWLEHLKSYLFFSRGVKSIRNEMESYESLLFPGPHAFLLVHRDVKNSGRDYYLLRALSDVFGEEVLDYCMVLFMDRAMHNNPKKNTCLKMCENRHYILQNTDTSVNEMFKKVKIMTENKDNNFFTPHLEFFRKASNYFQVEYSEKENKLRKALIDSKDRESQLEREIEKLQREVELLKDNEKQLQKNLTGAIGKEDCLHERERELYKTVKELDDRQRYLHEREKELEIRDREREVTQRDVRSRELHQTTAVAPSAVSGDRDSPLGECEGGIRDDSQASKLLRIQKPVRRNSRELNPPYSK; encoded by the exons ATGGAGAGGAGACGAAAACGCAGAGGCAGAAGCAAAAGCAAAG GTCGCAATGATGAAACTGAACTGA CTCCTTTGGTAAAAACACAGG TTTCACAGTCATATACCAGCATACCAGAGGACCAAGATCAAGAACAAGATCAATCAG ATGAAACATTGACAGATGAAGTTGGATGGTCTACAGACTCGACTGAAAAGCTGAGATTTATAGTACTTGGAGGTGATGATGCTCTTATGGATAAAGCATGTGGCACAATCCTtaggaaaaggaaaaaaaggaaTGCATTTCACTTTGGAAAATTGGAGCCTAGGAATGCTTATGTTTGTGGACGACAAGTTTCTGTATTAAAAACTCCATTTAGATGGCTGGAACACTTGAAATCATACTTGTTTTTCAGCAGGGGAGTCAAATCTATCAGAAATGAAATGGAGTCATATGAATCCTTGTTGTTTCCGGGGCCTCATGCCTTTCTGTTAGTACACAGAGATGTGAAAAACTCTGGTAGAGATTATTATCTTTTACGTGCTCTCAGTGACGTGTTCGGGGAAGAGGTCTTGGACTATTGCATGGTATTATTTATGGATAGGGCTATgcacaataatccaaaaaagAACACCTGTTTGAAGATGTGTGAAAATAGACACTACATTTTACAGAACACTGACACAAGTgttaatgaaatgtttaaaaaggtAAAGATAATGACAGAGAACAAAGACAACAATTTTTTTACACCGCATTTGGAGTTTTTCAGAAAAGCtagcaattattttcaggtgGAGTACAGTGAGAAGGAAAATAAACTAAGAAAAGCATTAATTGATTCCAAAGACCGAGAGAGTCAGCTAGAACGTGAAATTGAGAAACTTCAAAGAGAAGTGGAACTGCTCAAAGACAATGAAAAACAACTACAAAAAAATCTGACTGGAGCAATAGGTAAAGAAGATTGTCTgcatgaaagagagagagaactgtATAAAACAGTCAAGGAACTGGATGACAGACAGAGATATCTGCATGAAAGAGAGAAGGAGCTGGAgatcagagacagagagagagaagtgacACAGAGAGATGTGAGATCCAGAGAACTTCATCAGACCACAGCAGTTGCTCCCTCTGCTG TGTCGGGGGACAGAGACAGTCCTCTAGGTGAATGTGAAGGAGGGATTAGAGATGATTCACAAGCAAGTAAATTGCTTAGGATCCAGAAACCCGTACGTCGAAACAGCAGGGAATTAAATCCACCTTATAGTAAgtaa